Below is a genomic region from Deltaproteobacteria bacterium.
CGGCGCTCTTTTGATCCGCAGAGTCCGGGTACCGGGAACGGAAAATGTTCTTCTGCACGATCCGGGACACAACCCGGTCGTTGGGCTCGTCCGGGGTGTCAGGGTCCGCCGATTCGGGGGGGGCGGGAGGAGCCGTCAGGTCACCATAGACGGACGGGTCGTGATGTTCCGCGGGAGTGGGAATATCATCCCTTTCGCCTGCCCCTTCCCCGTCCAGCCCGTAGGCGTCGTCGTGGGTCCGGCGGGGTGCGTCCTCGGTGAAAAGGTTCCTGAAAAACTGGGCGGCATCCTCGAGAACCCCCGACCGGGTCTTGACGCGGAGGACCGCCCGTTCGCCAAAAGACGTGGGGACCGTGGAAACCCTCACGTTCAGCTCCTTTCCAGCGAGCCTGACCCGGAACTTTCCTTCCTGGGGAACGTCCTTTTCCGCCGTATCGAGGCCTGCCATGATCTTTATCCGCGATACCACCGGCTCGTGAAGCTCGCGGGGGAGGTTTGCGGCGCTGTTCAATACGCCGTTGATCCGTTTTCGAACGCCGAACTCGTGCTCGTGGGGCTCGAGATGAATATCGGTCGCTTTCAGTCCGATTGCGCGCGACAGCATGGCGTTTACGAACTTTATCATGTGCCCCTCGTCGTGGCTGTCGTGGGCACGGGGGGTTATCTCGATCCGCGCCGAGGGGTCGAGGCCGGAAATGGCGGCCTCACCTGTTTCCTCCGGGGTATCGCCCTGTTCCGGTAAGGATTCGTAGGCTTTGTCGATGAGCTGGCGCACCTCCTCCCGGGGTCTGGTCTCGAATGCCCATATTTCCGTGATACGCATCATCTCGTCGATGATTTCCTGCGGTGTTTCCGTCGATACCACGAGGAACCTGCCCCCGCCATCCACGCAGCAGGGAACGGCTTCGAATTTCAGGGCGTATGCAGCGGGTATCCTGTCGATGAGACTGCTGTCCGGTTTTATGTCCACTCTTTTGCTCTCCAGATCAGGGAGGTTATTCATTATCTATTTTCCAGGGATCCAACACCTTATTATATTCCTCGATGTTTATCTCGCGCTTGTTTTTCAGGTTTTTCCTTATATAGTCCCTCATCAACTCCTTCCTTTCCAGAGTTACCCCTTCGAGCTCGCCCACGTCTTTGATGATCTTGGGGGTGAGGAAAATCAGGAGGTTGGTTTTTTGCGAGCTGTCCGACTCGAACCGAAAGAGCGCCCCGATGAGCGGTATGTCCCCCAGGATGGGGATTTTAGAGACGTTCCTGTTTCTCACCTCCTGCATGAGGCCACCGACGACGATCGTCTGTCCCGACTTTACGATGATATTAGTCTTGGCGCTCCTTTTCGTCGTCGTGGGGCCGACGGGGTTGATGTCAAAGATTGCCGTGCCCTCTTTTATCGCGGAAGTCTCCTGGTATATATCGAGCTTTACGAAATCGCTCTCGTGAATCTGGGGAGTTATCCTGAGGGTTATGCCCACATCCTCCCGCTCGACCGTGTTGATGATATTCGAGAGGTTGGTCGTATCCCTGGCCTGGCTGGTGATGAAGGGAACGTTTTCGCCCACCACGATTTCCGCCTCCTGGTTATCGGTCGTAAGCAGGTGGGGTGTTGCGAGAACGTTCACGTTCGTGGCGACCTCGGCGGCGCGCAGTATTGCCGTGATGGCAGGTATCTCCGTTCCGTCCGGAAGCCTCACCGTACCGCCGATAACGCCCGCGGTGAGCCCTTCACCGGCCAGGAGAAGGGGATTTCCCGCGGCAAGGGCAATGAGGAGATCGTTCACGTTGCCCGAAAAATCGAAGTTCGAGCCGAAGATGGCGGCGCTGTTGCTCGTGGGCTCGAATGCAGCCCGGTATTCGACCCCCAGGTCTCTTCCCTTGTCGATACGCACTTCCATGATCACGGACTCGACGTATACCTGTCTCCTCTTGATATCGAGTTTCTTTATCACTTCCACGAGGGTGAGATAATCGACGGGCGATGCGATGATCAGGAGGGAGTTGGTTGCCTTGTCCGCCGTTATCTTGATCGGGCCTTCAAATTCGGGTGCGATGATACCCTTGATCGTCGATGGTTGCCCCGGTTGCCCCGGTGTCGGCCCTCCCGTCCGGCCGGAGATGAGATTGTTCAGAACGGTTGCGAGCTCCTCGGAATCGGCGTTTTCAAGGTAGTAGACGTTGATCTTCCCGACATTTTCCGGGGTGGGTATGTCGAGCTGCGTTATCATGTCGCTTATGTCTTCGATCAGGTCCGATGGGGCAAGGACGACGATGCTGTTGGTCCTGGCATCCGATATGAATTTTGTCCCGGCCACGGAGCCGGCAGCGGCGGGCTGCGCTCTCGGAGCGGGCCTCCCCTTGACTCGGCGCGTCGTCACCGGCACTCCCGATCCCGTGTAGAGCTGGGACAGGATATCGCTCACATCGTCGGAGGGGGCGTGCTGGAGCTGATACAGCTTGATGACCTGGGCGGCGGTGCCGATGTCCAGTTCGGAGAGAATATCGGCTATTCGCGCAATGTTCGATCCCCTGTCGATGATGATCAGGGTGTTGGAAGGGCCGTAGAATGTCAGGAGGCCCTCTTTGGAGATCAGGGGTGTGAGAAGGGGCGAGGCATCTTTCGCGTCGATATACTTCAAGGGTATGAGCTGGGTAATGAACTCGTCGGTCACCTCGTAGCGTTTGCGGGTAAAGGTCTTCAGCCCCTCCTGTTTCGCCTCCCGGGAGGGGATGATCTTGACGATGTTTCCCTGCTCGACGGTGGTGAAACCCTTCACCTGGAGGACGGAGAGGAAAACCCGGTACATCTCTTCCTGCGTGATCTTCTTCGGGGATATGATCGTGATGTTCCCCCGGACCTTCTCGTCGTAGATGAAGTTCTTCCCCGTCACCTCGCTGATGAACTTGATCAGGACAGATATGTCGACGTCCGTGAAGTCGAGGGAGATCCCGGGTCCCTTTTTTCCGGCCGGTTCCGCTTTTTCCCTCACGGGGACGGTGACGGGCTTTTCCGCCTCCAGGGCCGGCGGTTTCTCCTCTTTTTGGGGGGCCACGGGCTCTTCCGTTACCTGCGGCCGCGGCTTTTCAAGCGTTTTTGGCTTCCGTGCGCCGGCAACCTGCTCCTCCTCATCCTGTTCTTCGGCTATCACCGGGATTTCGGGCAAGGGGGCTTTCTCTTCCTCCACTACCGGGGGCGGCTCTTTTTCTTCGACCCCCGGCGGTTTTCCTTCGACAACCCCGGGCAGGGCCGCTTCGGGTTCTCCCGCGGGTTCCGGAACCTCGTAGTCCGGCCCCCTCCTGATCACAAGGGGCTCAAGGCCCGTTATCTCCCTGACCCGGTCCATACCTCTCTCCGCATCGATGCCCGTATCGAATGGCCCCACCAGGACCTTCTTCAATGGCTCCCCTCTTATGTTTTCGATGATTTCGACCGTCACGGCCATTCCCTCGTTATCCAGGGCGTTTTTTATGTTTTCCGCGTTTCTGTCGACGGAAAATATGCCCACCTGCAGGTAGTAGGCATCGCGGGTCGTCGTTATTTTGACGGGGTTGCTCGACAGCTCGATCTTTCCCTCTTCAAGGTCTGCCGGGGCCAAAGGCGGGTTTGCGGCGACCAGCCAGAACAGAACAGAAACCACGAACACTATTTTCCCCCCCCTTCGTGCCATGCCGGGCTCCCTTACCTGATTTCG
It encodes:
- the gspD gene encoding type II secretion system secretin GspD, whose translation is MARRGGKIVFVVSVLFWLVAANPPLAPADLEEGKIELSSNPVKITTTRDAYYLQVGIFSVDRNAENIKNALDNEGMAVTVEIIENIRGEPLKKVLVGPFDTGIDAERGMDRVREITGLEPLVIRRGPDYEVPEPAGEPEAALPGVVEGKPPGVEEKEPPPVVEEEKAPLPEIPVIAEEQDEEEQVAGARKPKTLEKPRPQVTEEPVAPQKEEKPPALEAEKPVTVPVREKAEPAGKKGPGISLDFTDVDISVLIKFISEVTGKNFIYDEKVRGNITIISPKKITQEEMYRVFLSVLQVKGFTTVEQGNIVKIIPSREAKQEGLKTFTRKRYEVTDEFITQLIPLKYIDAKDASPLLTPLISKEGLLTFYGPSNTLIIIDRGSNIARIADILSELDIGTAAQVIKLYQLQHAPSDDVSDILSQLYTGSGVPVTTRRVKGRPAPRAQPAAAGSVAGTKFISDARTNSIVVLAPSDLIEDISDMITQLDIPTPENVGKINVYYLENADSEELATVLNNLISGRTGGPTPGQPGQPSTIKGIIAPEFEGPIKITADKATNSLLIIASPVDYLTLVEVIKKLDIKRRQVYVESVIMEVRIDKGRDLGVEYRAAFEPTSNSAAIFGSNFDFSGNVNDLLIALAAGNPLLLAGEGLTAGVIGGTVRLPDGTEIPAITAILRAAEVATNVNVLATPHLLTTDNQEAEIVVGENVPFITSQARDTTNLSNIINTVEREDVGITLRITPQIHESDFVKLDIYQETSAIKEGTAIFDINPVGPTTTKRSAKTNIIVKSGQTIVVGGLMQEVRNRNVSKIPILGDIPLIGALFRFESDSSQKTNLLIFLTPKIIKDVGELEGVTLERKELMRDYIRKNLKNKREINIEEYNKVLDPWKIDNE